The genomic DNA GGTAGTGGGCCGGGAAGCCACCCAGACTATTCAGGAGCAATTTGCCAGGCCCTTTAAAGTAAGCATTCTCGATAAAAAAACGAAATGGCAACAACTGCCTCAGCCAGCTAACTGGTAAGGAGGCGCAGATGACTAAGGGGTCAAGCATGCTTTGGTGGTTGGCGTAGATCACGTAGGTCACGTCGTCTTTGAGGCTGAAGGCTCCGGTATGGCGGGACAAATCCTTCACAAGCACCAGGCGCAGGATCAGCAGAGCAGGATACGCCAGCAGCTGACCTACCAGGATAGCCCCCTTTTGCAGGGGATGTTCAAGCGCAATGGGTTGGGCTATCTCGCCGTTTGCTTCTGGCTGCACAATACATAACAGTATGCCATATGCCGTTTTACCCACTGCCATAAACATACTGCTTATGCTACTATTTGCTTAATAGACTCTAAGGGGCGTAAACAAGCGAGGGCAATCTATGGACAACGTAACTTCAAATGTACTTGTGCCACTGTTCTTTATACACGGAGCAATTGGCACGGCGTTATTAGCAAAGTGGTTTC from Verrucomicrobiia bacterium includes the following:
- a CDS encoding lysophospholipid acyltransferase family protein, whose product is MAVGKTAYGILLCIVQPEANGEIAQPIALEHPLQKGAILVGQLLAYPALLILRLVLVKDLSRHTGAFSLKDDVTYVIYANHQSMLDPLVICASLPVSWLRQLLPFRFFIENAYFKGPGKLLLNSLGGFPAHYQSGTAYGLDKARAVMGAGQTVVIFPPGRRTREPIAKPGISVLATHPNVELIPINIDWKHRWHCSVHIGQPIDSARASSAEELMQHVYDLTPTTT